A region from the Polaribacter sp. Hel1_33_78 genome encodes:
- a CDS encoding DUF420 domain-containing protein, with amino-acid sequence MSKLAQERKYRKIITGLSIIIPIAVAALFGVNVRDLGFDVEPFTFLPPIYASINGLTAIVLIAAVLAIKNGNKKLHEQLNTLAIICSLAFLLMYIAYHMTSDSTKFGGEGAIKFVYYFILFTHIVLSIIVIPFVLTTYLRAKLGNFAQHKKIAKITFPLWLYVAVTGVIVYIMISPYYA; translated from the coding sequence ATGAGTAAGCTAGCACAAGAACGAAAGTACAGAAAAATAATCACAGGGTTGTCTATTATAATTCCAATAGCTGTTGCAGCGTTATTTGGAGTTAATGTAAGAGACTTAGGTTTTGATGTAGAGCCTTTTACTTTTTTACCACCAATTTATGCATCTATAAATGGATTAACAGCTATTGTATTAATAGCAGCTGTTCTCGCTATTAAAAACGGAAATAAGAAATTACATGAACAATTAAACACTCTTGCAATTATTTGTTCTTTAGCTTTTCTGTTGATGTATATAGCGTATCATATGACATCTGATTCTACTAAATTTGGTGGTGAAGGAGCCATTAAATTCGTTTATTATTTTATTTTATTTACACACATTGTATTGTCTATAATTGTAATACCTTTTGTATTAACCACCTACTTGAGAGCGAAATTAGGTAATTTTGCACAACACAAAAAAATAGCAAAAATTACATTTCCGTTATGGCTATATGTAGCTGTAACCGGGGTAATAGTTTATATAATGATATCTCCTTATTATGCTTAA
- a CDS encoding TolC family protein codes for MKIKFIVIVAFLTSITTFSQKKWDLRECVDEALVKNISIQQNRLSLELAEKDVEIAKGNFLPNLTGNTGGNLNFGTGFDPVSQNRVNTTFFGGSINVNSGITVFNGYRNTNTYKQAQLGVETSMLDLKKIENDISLFVVNGYLNILFAKENLNAAKVQHEISKKQIEAAESRFNSGVIPKGDLLNAQSTAATNLQTVITQENALDLALLNLAQLLQVPVEGFDIASIDVGTPSSNLLYKSSSIVYNKSLETMPEIARAKIAIESASLGIEISKASFLPSVTASAGLSTNYGFNLKLPEGLSNPGLSNQLNDNFGYGVGFNVSVPIFNRFQTRNRVAQSVINKEVFEIRLESEKVALKQTIEQAFLDVKSALKTYETAKISLGAQEEAFKNAQERYNFGAMTQFDFDQVRTRLVNAEAALIRSKYNYVFKTKVLQFYSGELILE; via the coding sequence GTGAAAATTAAATTTATAGTAATAGTAGCTTTTTTAACTTCAATAACTACTTTTTCACAGAAAAAGTGGGATTTAAGGGAATGTGTAGATGAAGCGTTAGTGAAAAATATTTCTATCCAACAAAACAGACTTAGTTTAGAGTTGGCAGAAAAAGATGTAGAGATTGCGAAAGGAAATTTTTTGCCAAATCTAACTGGTAATACTGGAGGTAATTTGAATTTTGGTACTGGTTTTGATCCAGTTTCTCAAAATAGGGTGAACACAACTTTTTTTGGAGGCTCAATTAACGTAAATTCAGGTATTACTGTATTTAATGGGTATAGAAATACAAATACATACAAACAAGCGCAATTAGGTGTGGAAACAAGCATGTTAGATTTAAAGAAAATTGAAAATGACATTTCTTTATTTGTAGTTAATGGTTATTTGAATATTCTATTTGCTAAGGAAAACTTAAATGCAGCCAAGGTTCAGCATGAAATAAGCAAAAAACAAATTGAAGCAGCAGAAAGTAGATTTAATTCTGGAGTTATACCAAAAGGAGATTTATTAAACGCACAATCTACAGCAGCTACAAATTTACAAACAGTAATTACGCAAGAAAATGCTTTAGATTTAGCATTGTTAAATTTGGCACAGTTATTACAGGTTCCTGTTGAAGGTTTTGATATAGCTTCTATTGATGTAGGCACTCCATCTTCAAACTTGTTATATAAAAGTTCATCAATAGTATATAATAAATCCTTAGAAACAATGCCAGAAATTGCTAGAGCTAAAATAGCGATTGAAAGCGCAAGTTTAGGTATAGAAATATCTAAAGCTTCTTTTTTACCTTCAGTTACAGCTTCTGCAGGATTATCGACAAATTATGGATTTAATTTAAAGCTTCCGGAGGGACTTTCTAATCCTGGTTTGTCAAATCAATTAAATGATAACTTTGGTTATGGTGTTGGTTTTAACGTAAGTGTTCCAATTTTTAATCGTTTTCAAACTAGGAATAGAGTTGCACAATCCGTGATAAATAAAGAAGTTTTTGAAATAAGATTAGAGAGCGAGAAAGTAGCTTTAAAACAAACTATAGAACAGGCTTTTTTGGATGTGAAATCGGCTTTAAAAACATATGAAACCGCAAAAATTTCTTTAGGAGCGCAAGAAGAAGCATTTAAAAATGCACAAGAGCGCTATAATTTTGGAGCAATGACGCAGTTTGATTTTGATCAAGTAAGAACACGTTTGGTAAATGCTGAAGCTGCATTAATTCGTTCTAAATACAATTATGTTTTTAAAACTAAAGTATTGCAATTTTATTCTGGAGAATTAATTTTAGAATAA
- the tsaB gene encoding tRNA (adenosine(37)-N6)-threonylcarbamoyltransferase complex dimerization subunit type 1 TsaB yields MSIILNIETTTKNCSVSIAEKGEILAIKELNNGNYSHAEVLHPFILDVLKEANLTSDKIDAVAVSKGPGSYTGLRIGVSAAKGLCFALDKPLISIDTLTSLSFSITIEEGIIVPMLDARRLEVYASVFNEKHQKIREIKAEIIDENSFCEYLERSKVYFLGDGSQKCKKIITHKNAIFIDAKFPSAQEMAKLSYEKYKISDIENVAYFEPFYLKDFIVIPEKKKKPTF; encoded by the coding sequence TTGAGCATCATTTTAAATATTGAGACTACCACTAAAAATTGTTCTGTAAGCATTGCAGAAAAAGGTGAAATTTTAGCCATCAAAGAATTAAATAATGGTAATTACTCTCATGCAGAAGTTTTGCACCCTTTTATTTTAGATGTTTTAAAAGAAGCAAATCTTACCTCTGATAAAATAGATGCTGTAGCAGTAAGTAAAGGTCCTGGGTCTTATACTGGGTTAAGAATTGGAGTTTCTGCCGCAAAAGGGCTGTGTTTTGCCCTTGATAAACCTTTAATTTCTATTGATACTCTTACTTCTTTGTCTTTTTCAATTACTATTGAAGAAGGAATTATTGTGCCGATGTTAGATGCAAGAAGATTGGAAGTTTATGCATCAGTTTTTAATGAGAAGCATCAAAAAATAAGAGAAATTAAAGCTGAGATTATAGATGAAAATTCTTTTTGTGAATATTTAGAAAGGAGTAAAGTTTATTTTTTAGGTGATGGATCTCAGAAATGTAAAAAAATTATTACGCATAAAAATGCGATTTTTATAGATGCTAAGTTTCCTTCGGCACAAGAAATGGCAAAACTTTCTTATGAGAAATATAAAATAAGCGACATAGAAAATGTCGCTTATTTTGAACCTTTTTATTTAAAAGATTTTATTGTTATTCCAGAAAAGAAAAAGAAACCTACTTTTTAA
- a CDS encoding mechanosensitive ion channel family protein translates to MEEYLEKIKELLIEYTPNVITALIILIVGLFLINIVIKSSKKIMIKRGVDLTLQKFLGNLSSWVLKILLFITVISKLGVATTSFAAIVASAGLAIGLALQGSLANFAGGVLIMIFRPFKIGDLVEAQGETGAVKEIEIFTTKLTGLSNKEIIIPNGSLSNGTIINYTVEGTRRVDLIFGVSYDTDIKKTKEVLMHVLMQHPKVLKDPAPAVMVSELADSSVNFAVRPWCASADYWSVYFDITENTKIALDEAGIEIPYPHIVEIKK, encoded by the coding sequence ATGGAGGAATATCTAGAAAAAATAAAAGAACTTTTAATTGAATACACCCCTAATGTAATTACTGCTTTAATCATTTTAATAGTTGGTTTATTTCTAATTAATATCGTTATAAAATCATCTAAAAAAATAATGATTAAAAGAGGTGTCGATCTTACGCTTCAAAAATTTTTAGGAAATCTTAGCAGCTGGGTTTTAAAAATATTATTATTCATTACAGTAATTTCAAAATTAGGAGTTGCAACAACATCTTTTGCTGCCATTGTAGCTTCTGCCGGTTTAGCTATCGGTTTGGCCTTGCAAGGTTCTTTAGCTAATTTTGCTGGCGGAGTTTTAATCATGATCTTTAGACCTTTTAAAATTGGTGATTTAGTTGAAGCTCAGGGTGAAACTGGTGCTGTAAAAGAAATTGAAATCTTTACAACAAAACTCACCGGTTTATCAAATAAAGAAATTATTATTCCTAATGGAAGCTTGTCCAATGGGACTATTATAAATTATACCGTAGAAGGCACAAGGCGTGTAGATTTAATATTTGGCGTTTCTTATGATACGGACATCAAGAAAACAAAAGAAGTTTTAATGCATGTTTTAATGCAGCATCCAAAAGTATTAAAAGATCCAGCGCCAGCCGTTATGGTCTCTGAATTAGCCGATAGCTCAGTAAATTTTGCAGTGAGACCTTGGTGTGCATCTGCTGATTATTGGAGTGTTTATTTTGATATTACTGAAAATACTAAAATAGCCTTAGACGAGGCAGGAATAGAAATACCTTATCCTCATATAGTAGAAATTAAAAAGTAG
- a CDS encoding DUF1304 domain-containing protein — protein sequence MNIIQIILIGLVTVIHAYIVYLEMFLWTTRKGIKAFGLKSKEFAEETKVLAANQGLYNGFLAAGLIWSIIIKNTDTALFFLICVFVAGIYGAYSTKKKNILYIQSIPALISVIVLLKL from the coding sequence ATGAATATAATTCAAATTATACTTATTGGTCTCGTGACCGTAATCCACGCATACATTGTCTATCTAGAAATGTTTCTTTGGACCACACGAAAAGGGATAAAAGCTTTTGGATTAAAAAGCAAAGAATTTGCTGAAGAAACAAAGGTATTAGCAGCGAACCAAGGTTTATATAATGGCTTTTTAGCTGCTGGTTTAATCTGGTCTATCATCATAAAAAATACCGATACAGCTTTATTCTTTCTAATATGTGTTTTTGTTGCAGGTATTTATGGTGCATACTCAACAAAGAAAAAAAACATCTTGTATATTCAATCCATTCCTGCATTAATATCAGTGATTGTTTTATTAAAACTTTAA
- a CDS encoding dodecin family protein, with the protein MAVMKVIEVLANSEKSWEEATRKAVKHAAESVKNIKSVFVQSQSAVVNGSNVTEFRVNLKITFEVN; encoded by the coding sequence ATGGCGGTAATGAAAGTGATTGAAGTATTAGCTAACTCTGAAAAAAGTTGGGAAGAGGCTACGAGGAAAGCTGTAAAGCATGCAGCGGAATCTGTGAAAAATATTAAATCTGTATTTGTACAATCACAAAGTGCTGTTGTTAATGGCAGTAATGTTACTGAATTTAGAGTGAATCTAAAAATTACTTTTGAAGTAAACTAA
- a CDS encoding toxin-antitoxin system YwqK family antitoxin: MRKIIVIFIFMLGTVGYSQENRPTYMAEGDLVKVTYYYENGAVKTQGSFKDKKLTGEWARFDKAGNKTQLGYYSNGKKVGKWFVWSKSALKEINYVNNSIASVNSWKSESNVAVKNK, from the coding sequence ATGAGAAAAATTATTGTAATATTCATATTTATGCTTGGAACTGTAGGATATTCGCAAGAAAACAGACCAACTTACATGGCGGAAGGGGATTTAGTAAAAGTTACTTATTATTATGAAAATGGAGCTGTTAAAACACAAGGTTCTTTTAAAGATAAAAAATTAACAGGAGAATGGGCACGTTTTGATAAAGCAGGTAATAAAACTCAATTGGGTTATTATAGTAATGGTAAAAAAGTTGGGAAATGGTTTGTTTGGTCTAAATCGGCTTTAAAAGAGATTAATTATGTAAATAATTCTATCGCTTCAGTAAATTCTTGGAAGTCGGAATCTAATGTTGCAGTTAAAAATAAATAA
- a CDS encoding energy transducer TonB, whose amino-acid sequence MEIKKSPKSNLENFSKIFMQIGLVLALFITYVAIEKKTFDKTYGDLGSAVMNADMEEEIPITERVEPVKPKTPPPPAPEKIEIVEDEKEIEETVIESTETDESEAVEVEEIEEVEEVEEIEEDVSFMIIEDVPVFPGCKGNKAELKKCFSAKVQKHFGRKFDSELPNELGLSPGRKRVFIGFKIDKKGNIVNIQARAPHPKIKAEVVKVMKQLPKMKPGRQRGKPVGVKYSIPFTLIVE is encoded by the coding sequence ATGGAAATTAAGAAAAGTCCTAAATCAAATTTAGAAAATTTCAGCAAAATTTTTATGCAAATTGGTCTTGTACTAGCCCTTTTTATAACTTATGTTGCAATAGAAAAGAAAACATTCGATAAAACCTACGGAGATTTAGGTTCTGCTGTTATGAACGCAGATATGGAAGAAGAAATTCCTATTACAGAAAGAGTTGAACCGGTAAAACCTAAAACACCACCACCACCAGCTCCAGAAAAAATTGAAATCGTCGAAGATGAAAAAGAAATTGAAGAGACTGTTATAGAATCAACAGAAACTGATGAAAGTGAAGCGGTTGAAGTTGAAGAAATTGAAGAAGTTGAAGAAGTTGAGGAAATTGAGGAAGATGTAAGCTTCATGATTATTGAAGATGTACCCGTATTTCCTGGCTGTAAAGGAAATAAGGCTGAATTAAAAAAATGTTTTAGTGCAAAAGTACAAAAGCACTTTGGTAGAAAATTTGATAGTGAGTTACCTAACGAGTTAGGTTTATCACCAGGAAGAAAAAGAGTATTTATTGGTTTTAAAATTGATAAAAAAGGTAATATCGTAAACATTCAAGCGAGAGCTCCACATCCAAAAATTAAAGCTGAAGTTGTAAAAGTAATGAAGCAATTGCCAAAAATGAAGCCAGGTAGACAAAGAGGAAAACCAGTAGGAGTAAAATATAGTATTCCTTTTACTTTAATAGTAGAGTAA
- a CDS encoding VanZ family protein, which produces MLKNIKTLLRNNSFIIAFVTTIIIVCLSLIRVPNAPIKLTFTNIDKIFHGFAYFMLALSWLIAYYKKPNKKYWIVILCIVFGIIIELLQSKITLYRSGDYLDVIANSAGALSALLIFNIISKKK; this is translated from the coding sequence ATGCTAAAGAATATCAAGACCTTATTAAGAAATAACAGTTTTATAATAGCTTTTGTAACTACAATTATTATTGTGTGCTTGAGCCTTATAAGAGTGCCAAACGCGCCTATTAAGCTTACTTTTACTAATATTGATAAAATTTTTCATGGTTTCGCATACTTTATGTTAGCCCTTTCATGGTTAATAGCATATTACAAGAAACCTAATAAAAAATATTGGATCGTAATTCTTTGCATTGTTTTTGGCATAATTATTGAACTATTACAGAGTAAAATAACCCTATACAGATCAGGAGATTACTTAGATGTGATTGCAAACTCTGCAGGAGCACTCTCGGCTTTGTTGATTTTTAATATAATTTCAAAAAAAAAATAG
- the gcvH gene encoding glycine cleavage system protein GcvH, whose amino-acid sequence MNIPAELKYTKDHEWIQIEGNIATVGITDFAQGELGDIVYVDVDTLDDNVEEGEVFGSVEAVKTVSDLFMPLSGEVVEFNEGLEDDPELVNTDPYEKGWMIKIAISDSSQIENLLDAKEYQDLIKK is encoded by the coding sequence ATGAATATTCCAGCTGAATTAAAATACACCAAAGATCATGAGTGGATTCAAATTGAAGGAAACATCGCAACTGTAGGAATTACAGATTTTGCGCAGGGAGAATTAGGAGATATTGTATATGTAGATGTAGATACATTAGATGATAATGTAGAAGAGGGAGAAGTTTTTGGTTCTGTAGAAGCCGTAAAAACAGTTTCAGATTTGTTTATGCCTTTGTCAGGTGAAGTAGTTGAATTTAATGAAGGACTAGAAGATGATCCAGAATTGGTAAACACTGACCCTTATGAAAAAGGATGGATGATTAAAATAGCGATTTCTGACAGCTCACAAATAGAAAATTTACTAGATGCTAAAGAATATCAAGACCTTATTAAGAAATAA